Proteins encoded by one window of Lycium barbarum isolate Lr01 chromosome 11, ASM1917538v2, whole genome shotgun sequence:
- the LOC132617789 gene encoding uncharacterized protein LOC132617789 isoform X2: MGRVSKTSTRGQGSTGRGNMSSVPVPTISSQQGGTYSSGGQDQVQTCPTTTPPIQTSGHGSTPSISKSSPIIPNERNVIGEGAFTQRNAVREGSSAQSDAIGEGESSSNVERTLIFLSPLGLEPSRLCSKTITEICKNEIGPNGVNWKSVSQETKDFYLREFEKAFYWDSSIDSEVGKQWRRKAARRYCDFVSTIKGEGIRPVYVPKETWESSKKYWEDPKVVEKSKIASKNRRGGEDTVASGTHTGGSISIGEHHKSLAIKKGRDPTPSEVHLYVHTHGHDGKSFVGE, encoded by the exons ATGGGCCGTGTAAGCAAGACCTCAACTAGAGGTCAAGGTAGCACTGGTCGAGGTAACATGTCTTCTGTTCCTGTTCCCACAATTAGTTCTCAACAAGGTGGTACCTATTCCTCAGGTGGGCAAGACCAAGTTCAAACATGTCCTACTACTACGCCACCCATTCAAACATCAGGTCATGGTAGCACCCCATCCATTTCTAAATCATCTCCTATAATACCTAATGAGAGAAACGTAATAGGCGAGGGTGCGTTTACTCAAAGAAACGCAGTACGTGAAGGTTCATCTGCTCAGAGTGATGCAATAGGTGAAGGTGAGAGCAGCAGTAATGTGGAGCGAACActtatttttctttctcctttagG GTTGGAACCATCGAGATTATGCTCTAAGACGATAACTGAGATTTGCAAGAATGAAATTGGGCCTAATGGAGTTAACTGGAAAAGTGTCTCACAAGAGACAAAAGATTTTTATCTCAGAGAATTCGAG AAGGCATTCTATTGGGATTCTTCGATTGATAGTGAAGTGGGGAAGCAATGGCGTAGAAAGGCAGCGAGAAGGTACTGTGATTTCGTTAGCACAATAAAAGGTGAGGGGATTCGGCCAGTTTATGTTCCGAAAGAAACATGGGAAAGTTCGAAGAAATATTGGGAAGATCCTAAGGTTGTTGAAAAATCGAAAATAGCTTCAAAGAATCGTCGTGGCGGTGAGGATACAGTTGCCAGTGGGACTCACACGGGCGGCTCTATTTCCATCGGAGAGCATCACAAGAGTCTT GCTATTAAAAAGGGTCGAGATCCAACACCAAGTGAGGTACATTTGTACGTCCATACACACGGTCATGATGGAAAATCTTTTGTTGGTGAGTGA